The following proteins are encoded in a genomic region of Dyadobacter sp. UC 10:
- a CDS encoding sugar phosphate isomerase/epimerase family protein: MSVQLPFRFGSEVYTWFMSGNGKTHEGRLGHMIEVIARAGFSGIQPIFTWMGELVDPDLLEAKLKEQGIELAALALALDWNGTEETAHEREVADHAIRVLQRFPGAMLNTVQIPTGRHNLADRQANLVNIVNTVSRRAAEKGVPCSFHPNSPHTSIIRTEEDYKTVLESLDISVTGWTPDVGHIINGGMDPLAKMKEYQSLINHVHYKDWDGAPEFALMGNGKVNLLEITQWLKDIDYSGWIICEDEGAEALDDPDYVTLHDGSWIQEKLVPGLG; encoded by the coding sequence ATGTCAGTACAACTTCCATTTCGTTTTGGTTCTGAGGTATATACCTGGTTTATGAGCGGCAACGGCAAAACGCACGAAGGCCGGCTGGGGCATATGATCGAGGTGATTGCCAGGGCGGGTTTCAGTGGTATCCAGCCCATTTTTACCTGGATGGGTGAATTGGTTGACCCGGATTTGCTGGAAGCGAAACTTAAGGAACAGGGAATCGAGCTGGCTGCATTGGCACTGGCATTGGACTGGAACGGGACTGAGGAAACTGCCCACGAGCGCGAAGTAGCTGATCACGCGATCAGGGTATTGCAGCGTTTCCCCGGCGCTATGCTCAATACTGTACAGATTCCGACTGGCAGGCACAATCTCGCTGATCGTCAGGCAAACCTGGTGAATATAGTCAATACGGTTTCTAGAAGGGCGGCCGAAAAAGGAGTTCCCTGCAGCTTTCACCCAAACTCACCGCATACCTCCATTATCCGCACCGAAGAGGATTATAAAACGGTGTTGGAATCACTGGATATTTCGGTGACGGGCTGGACACCCGATGTGGGCCACATTATCAACGGCGGCATGGACCCGCTGGCGAAAATGAAGGAATACCAGTCACTGATCAACCACGTGCATTACAAGGATTGGGACGGCGCGCCGGAGTTTGCATTGATGGGCAATGGAAAAGTGAATCTTTTGGAAATAACGCAATGGTTAAAGGATATCGATTACAGCGGCTGGATCATTTGTGAAGACGAAGGAGCCGAAGCCCTCGACGACCCGGACTACGTGACCCTGCACGATGGAAGCTGGATACAGGAAAAGCTGGTTCCGGGGTTGGGGTGA
- a CDS encoding ThuA domain-containing protein, with protein sequence MKYIIFLLTLTLFTPASGQGENDKYKVVYKGDKGPGVGKNIVFVATDHEYRGEESLPAFARILAKKYGFTCTVIWALDDAGNILPGGSNLKGLEALDKADLLVMFMRFAHFEDKEMQHIDDYIKRGGPIVAFRTSTHAFEIKNDPKWAHYTWNYKGDKAAWKDGFGEVVLGETWVSHYGTNHKQSSKIIIEKSQAGHPIMTGVKDMWVQSGGYTAEPKGTILARGQVLNGMTATSAPDPTKELLPVAWIKEYQVEGGKKGRSFTTTHGASEDILNEGFRRMAMNAMFWGLGMEKSIKAGNDMAFVGPYKPTTFNFSGYKANVKPADLAGFDSLIMPGEILKKKAN encoded by the coding sequence ATGAAATACATTATCTTCCTACTGACACTTACATTATTTACTCCAGCCTCTGGCCAGGGCGAAAATGACAAATACAAAGTAGTTTACAAAGGGGATAAGGGCCCGGGCGTTGGGAAGAACATTGTTTTTGTCGCGACCGACCATGAATATCGGGGAGAAGAGTCACTTCCGGCGTTCGCGCGGATACTGGCTAAAAAGTATGGCTTTACCTGTACGGTAATCTGGGCACTGGATGATGCGGGTAATATCCTGCCAGGCGGCTCTAACCTTAAAGGACTGGAAGCATTAGACAAAGCCGACCTGCTGGTGATGTTCATGCGTTTCGCTCATTTTGAAGATAAAGAAATGCAGCATATTGACGACTACATCAAACGCGGCGGCCCCATTGTAGCATTCCGGACTTCTACCCATGCATTTGAAATCAAAAATGACCCTAAGTGGGCGCATTACACCTGGAACTATAAAGGCGATAAAGCGGCATGGAAAGACGGTTTCGGTGAAGTTGTGCTTGGTGAAACCTGGGTTTCTCACTACGGTACCAACCATAAGCAATCTTCCAAAATCATCATTGAAAAATCACAGGCCGGGCATCCTATAATGACCGGCGTGAAGGATATGTGGGTACAATCGGGCGGCTACACGGCTGAGCCGAAAGGTACTATACTTGCGCGGGGGCAGGTTTTGAACGGAATGACTGCGACCTCTGCGCCTGATCCGACCAAAGAATTGCTGCCGGTAGCCTGGATCAAGGAATATCAGGTGGAAGGAGGAAAAAAAGGGCGGTCTTTCACAACAACGCACGGTGCATCCGAGGATATATTGAACGAAGGCTTCCGCAGAATGGCGATGAATGCTATGTTCTGGGGGCTGGGAATGGAAAAATCAATTAAGGCCGGCAACGATATGGCCTTCGTAGGGCCTTACAAGCCCACTACTTTTAATTTCAGCGGTTATAAGGCGAATGTAAAACCCGCGGATCTGGCTGGTTTTGATTCGCTGATCATGCCGGGAGAGATTTTGAAAAAGAAGGCCAATTAA
- a CDS encoding sugar phosphate isomerase/epimerase family protein — protein sequence MNKIGFNVLAWTASVSDDLFPIIDRLKGIGYNGVEFYLGPQESAAYKRMGDYTKDLGLETTSVMTLGADENPVSESVDVRQKALDKIKWAVDRAHELNSKIICGPFHSAHTIFVNRPAEDREYALAGEVLNAAADYAAQANITFALEALNRFECYLCNTMEQLHKLVTAANHPNVRAMFDTHHSNIEEKKYGAALQTIAPVLAHVHISENDRGTPGSGQVLWDDAFAGLAAINYQGWLTIEAFSRNDPGFANAIGVWREFNDPWDIAENGYKFIREMGLKHGL from the coding sequence ATGAACAAAATAGGATTTAACGTCCTCGCGTGGACGGCATCGGTTTCGGATGATTTGTTTCCGATCATTGACAGGCTGAAAGGAATAGGTTACAACGGCGTCGAGTTTTATCTTGGCCCGCAGGAAAGTGCCGCCTACAAGCGAATGGGTGACTATACCAAAGACCTTGGACTTGAAACAACGTCGGTAATGACTTTGGGCGCAGACGAGAACCCGGTCAGCGAATCTGTCGATGTTCGCCAGAAAGCACTGGATAAAATCAAATGGGCGGTTGACAGGGCTCATGAACTGAACTCGAAAATCATTTGCGGGCCTTTTCATTCGGCTCATACCATTTTTGTAAACCGCCCTGCGGAGGACCGCGAATATGCACTGGCCGGCGAAGTTTTGAATGCAGCTGCGGATTATGCGGCGCAAGCCAATATCACTTTTGCACTGGAGGCGCTCAACCGTTTTGAATGCTATCTCTGCAATACGATGGAGCAGCTTCACAAGCTTGTAACAGCTGCCAATCACCCGAACGTCCGCGCGATGTTCGATACCCATCATTCCAATATCGAGGAAAAAAAGTATGGTGCTGCGCTGCAAACCATCGCGCCGGTATTAGCCCACGTCCACATCAGCGAAAATGACCGGGGCACGCCGGGAAGCGGACAGGTTTTGTGGGACGATGCCTTTGCAGGGTTAGCTGCCATTAACTACCAGGGCTGGCTCACGATCGAAGCTTTCTCAAGAAACGACCCCGGCTTTGCTAATGCAATCGGCGTCTGGCGGGAGTTTAATGATCCCTGGGATATTGCCGAGAATGGCTACAAGTTTATCCGGGAAATGGGGCTGAAGCATGGGTTGTGA
- a CDS encoding 3-keto-disaccharide hydrolase — protein MLAILLIIASQATTVAQKKEKGFVSIFDGKSLKGWEYDAKYWRVENGNLVGEITPETLLKNNSFIVWQGGQPADFELKGSFKIQQSGNSGIQYRSEIVEDVPNALRGYQADIDGKRTYTGQNYEERRRTTLAYRGQKTVINEYTGDKTPEGVRGNIKANAWKGFEVTGSLGSSDSLKTLIKSEDWNTFHLVIKGNRLQHYINDVLMSEVIDNDTYNGRKKGYLGMQVHVGPPMKVEFKDLRIKQ, from the coding sequence ATGCTGGCTATTCTGCTGATCATCGCAAGCCAGGCTACTACGGTAGCGCAAAAAAAGGAAAAAGGGTTTGTCTCTATTTTTGATGGAAAATCCCTGAAAGGTTGGGAGTATGATGCAAAATACTGGCGGGTGGAAAATGGGAATCTTGTAGGTGAAATTACCCCGGAAACCCTTCTAAAGAACAATTCTTTCATTGTATGGCAAGGTGGTCAGCCAGCGGATTTTGAACTGAAAGGTTCATTTAAGATCCAGCAAAGCGGTAATTCGGGCATTCAGTACCGGAGCGAAATAGTAGAGGATGTGCCGAATGCACTAAGAGGTTACCAGGCAGATATTGACGGAAAAAGGACTTACACCGGCCAGAATTATGAAGAGCGCCGCCGCACGACACTCGCCTATCGCGGACAAAAAACGGTTATCAACGAATACACAGGTGATAAAACGCCCGAAGGTGTTCGCGGCAATATAAAAGCCAATGCCTGGAAAGGCTTCGAAGTAACCGGCTCACTCGGCTCTTCCGATTCCCTCAAAACATTGATCAAAAGCGAAGACTGGAACACCTTCCACCTGGTGATTAAAGGCAACCGGTTACAGCATTATATCAACGATGTGCTGATGAGCGAGGTGATTGATAACGATACCTATAATGGTCGTAAAAAAGGCTATCTGGGTATGCAGGTGCACGTAGGTCCGCCGATGAAAGTTGAGTTTAAGGATTTGAGGATTAAGCAGTAG
- a CDS encoding fasciclin domain-containing protein — protein MKRSTKMMGLLLAAMFTTVSAFAQKEKTVMVGGAEMYPSKNIIENAVNSKDHTTLVAAVKAAGLVETLSGTGPFTVFAPVNAAFEALPAGTVDNLLKPENKAMLTSVLTYHVVPGKVDAKSVMKMIKDGGGKAMAKTAQGAELTFSMNGKDVIVTDAKGNMAKVTTADVFQSNGVIHVIDKVLMP, from the coding sequence ATGAAAAGGTCAACAAAGATGATGGGGCTGCTGCTTGCGGCGATGTTTACAACTGTTTCTGCTTTTGCTCAAAAGGAAAAAACGGTAATGGTTGGAGGCGCTGAAATGTATCCTTCCAAAAACATCATTGAAAATGCGGTTAACTCCAAAGACCACACTACGCTCGTAGCGGCAGTAAAAGCGGCCGGGTTGGTAGAAACATTGTCAGGCACTGGTCCGTTCACGGTTTTCGCACCCGTAAATGCTGCGTTCGAGGCACTTCCGGCAGGAACGGTTGATAACCTGCTGAAGCCGGAGAACAAGGCTATGCTTACCTCCGTACTTACGTATCATGTGGTTCCGGGCAAAGTGGATGCCAAGTCGGTTATGAAAATGATCAAGGACGGCGGCGGCAAGGCAATGGCGAAAACCGCTCAGGGCGCTGAACTTACATTTTCGATGAATGGGAAAGATGTGATCGTGACGGATGCGAAAGGGAACATGGCAAAAGTTACCACGGCTGATGTATTTCAGTCAAATGGTGTAATCCACGTGATTGACAAAGTGCTAATGCCTTGA
- a CDS encoding glycoside hydrolase family 130 protein, whose translation MNKSITGLLLCASLFMGEAFAQTENKLPDWTLGGFERPAGVNPVISPDSTSTFFCPMNKKQIDWESNDTFNPAAAIKDGKIVVLYRAEDKAGKAIGKRTSRLGYAESEDGITFQRRKEPVLFPAEDSQKAVEWPGGCEDPRVAVTEDGLYVVFYTQWNQDKARIGVATSRDLIKWEKHGPVFKKAFNGKFNEIWTKSGSIVTKLAGDKQVIAKINGKYWLYFGEANVNVATSTDLINWEPVVDNNQNLVNLISPRKGYFDSNLTECGPPAILTDKGIVLLYNGKNDKGEDGDKQFTPNSYCAGQVLFDKNDPSKVLARLDKPFFRPMEAFEKSGQYVAGTVFIEGMVYYKKKWFLYYGCADSRVGVAIYDPAKKTPGDPLP comes from the coding sequence ATGAACAAATCGATTACCGGCCTGCTGCTATGCGCCTCGCTTTTCATGGGAGAAGCATTTGCGCAAACTGAAAATAAACTGCCTGACTGGACCTTAGGCGGATTTGAGCGTCCCGCCGGCGTAAATCCCGTCATTTCCCCTGACAGTACTTCCACGTTTTTTTGTCCGATGAACAAGAAGCAGATCGACTGGGAATCTAATGACACGTTCAACCCGGCTGCGGCAATTAAAGACGGCAAGATTGTGGTGCTCTACCGCGCCGAAGACAAGGCAGGCAAGGCGATCGGTAAGCGAACTTCCAGGCTCGGATATGCGGAAAGTGAGGACGGGATCACATTCCAAAGGCGGAAAGAGCCGGTACTGTTTCCGGCAGAAGACAGCCAGAAGGCGGTAGAATGGCCGGGCGGCTGCGAAGATCCGCGCGTTGCAGTGACCGAAGACGGGCTGTACGTCGTTTTTTACACACAATGGAACCAGGATAAGGCACGGATCGGCGTGGCTACTTCCCGCGATCTGATCAAATGGGAGAAGCACGGGCCGGTATTTAAAAAAGCATTCAACGGAAAGTTTAATGAGATCTGGACCAAATCGGGTTCGATCGTGACTAAGCTGGCAGGCGACAAGCAGGTGATTGCGAAGATCAACGGCAAATACTGGCTTTATTTTGGAGAAGCAAATGTGAACGTAGCTACATCGACCGACCTGATCAACTGGGAACCTGTGGTGGATAACAATCAGAACCTTGTCAACCTGATATCGCCGCGCAAAGGGTATTTTGACAGTAATCTCACAGAATGCGGCCCACCGGCGATTTTGACCGACAAAGGAATTGTGCTCCTTTATAATGGTAAAAACGATAAAGGCGAAGATGGCGACAAGCAATTTACGCCAAACAGCTACTGTGCGGGCCAGGTCCTTTTCGACAAGAATGATCCCTCCAAGGTGCTGGCCAGGCTTGATAAACCGTTTTTTCGCCCGATGGAAGCCTTTGAAAAAAGTGGTCAGTATGTAGCCGGGACGGTTTTTATAGAAGGAATGGTTTACTACAAAAAGAAATGGTTCCTGTATTATGGCTGCGCTGATTCAAGGGTAGGAGTAGCTATTTATGATCCTGCGAAGAAAACGCCCGGCGATCCGCTTCCTTAA
- a CDS encoding YceI family protein → MFLFAMAGLLFNVAAIADGPGKTKAADKTLKVDTKASSVTWGAKKVTGTHAGTVPLESGSLIVDGDKLKGGSFVADIKNLVVTDVTDKEMNGKLTGHLKSDDFFSVEKHPQAKLVISSVTPKGGNAYDVAGKLTIKGITQDVKFPATVKADAQKVSATAKVTIDRTKYDIKFRSSNFFENLGDKAIDNDFTLDVNLVANK, encoded by the coding sequence ATGTTTCTTTTCGCAATGGCAGGCTTGCTATTCAATGTAGCAGCTATTGCCGACGGGCCGGGCAAGACGAAGGCCGCAGACAAAACATTGAAGGTGGACACCAAAGCAAGCAGTGTAACCTGGGGAGCTAAAAAAGTAACGGGAACGCATGCAGGTACCGTACCGCTGGAAAGCGGAAGCCTCATTGTCGACGGCGATAAGCTAAAAGGAGGAAGTTTTGTGGCAGATATTAAAAATCTGGTTGTAACTGATGTTACAGATAAGGAAATGAACGGAAAACTCACTGGTCACCTCAAAAGCGACGATTTCTTTTCGGTAGAAAAGCACCCGCAGGCTAAACTGGTGATCTCTTCGGTTACTCCAAAAGGCGGCAATGCTTATGATGTGGCAGGAAAGCTGACGATTAAAGGCATTACGCAGGATGTGAAGTTTCCGGCAACTGTAAAAGCTGACGCGCAAAAAGTGTCTGCTACCGCGAAGGTAACGATCGATCGGACGAAGTATGATATCAAATTCCGCTCTTCCAATTTCTTCGAAAATTTGGGTGACAAGGCGATCGACAACGATTTTACTTTGGATGTGAATCTGGTTGCCAACAAATAA
- a CDS encoding RBBP9/YdeN family alpha/beta hydrolase: protein MHFMNIPGLASSGPQHWQTIWEEQHPQLFSRVRQENWDWPVKNDWVAQLQKQISELSGPTILVAHSLGCITVAHWAREHVSENVKGALLVAPADADLSKRLNFVVGFTPIPTIKYRFPSIVVASTNDMYATIGRSESFAESWGSEFINLGKKGHINAVSGLGDWAEGKEILQKLAGQNVLTDYKTSY from the coding sequence ATGCATTTTATGAACATTCCGGGCCTGGCGAGCTCCGGCCCTCAACATTGGCAAACCATCTGGGAAGAGCAGCATCCGCAGCTTTTCAGTCGTGTCAGGCAGGAGAACTGGGACTGGCCTGTAAAAAACGACTGGGTAGCGCAGCTGCAAAAGCAGATCAGTGAGCTAAGTGGTCCCACGATTTTGGTAGCACATAGTCTTGGCTGCATTACCGTTGCACATTGGGCACGCGAACATGTGTCCGAAAATGTGAAAGGAGCGTTACTAGTGGCACCAGCGGACGCCGATTTATCAAAAAGGCTGAATTTTGTGGTCGGCTTTACACCCATTCCAACGATCAAATATCGTTTTCCAAGCATTGTAGTTGCCAGTACCAACGATATGTACGCAACAATCGGGCGGTCGGAGTCGTTTGCGGAAAGCTGGGGGAGTGAATTTATTAATTTGGGTAAAAAAGGGCATATCAATGCAGTATCAGGGCTGGGCGACTGGGCAGAGGGAAAGGAAATTCTGCAAAAATTAGCCGGGCAAAATGTATTAACCGACTACAAAACGAGCTATTAA
- a CDS encoding formylglycine-generating enzyme family protein, whose protein sequence is MGCGNKQTAEERKADSLAMCISEGIPSRAAAIASAVQISAGKGDTSGMVWIKGGKFLMGADEFPDSRPMHEVTVDGFYMDAHEVTNAEFAAFVKATNYKTVAERPLNPADYPGVPADKLVPGSAVFTPTATRVSLDNPLQWWNYVPGASWAHPEGPQSAIKGRENFPVTHVSYEDAAAYAKWAGKRLPTEAEWEYAAQGGKGNHTYYWGDELKPGNKWVANIYQGSFPDKNTQEDGYLTAAPVRTFPANGYGLYDMDGNVWEWCEDLYRPDYYQKSPKNNPKGPNDSFDPDEPGAVKRVQRGGSFLCSDDYCIRYKAGSRGKGEVTSGSNNLGFRCVMNK, encoded by the coding sequence ATGGGCTGCGGCAATAAGCAGACTGCCGAAGAGCGAAAAGCGGATAGTTTGGCAATGTGCATCTCCGAAGGTATTCCGTCCCGCGCCGCCGCGATTGCGAGCGCGGTACAGATTTCGGCGGGCAAAGGCGATACCTCCGGAATGGTTTGGATAAAAGGGGGCAAGTTTCTGATGGGGGCCGACGAATTTCCGGATTCCCGGCCTATGCATGAAGTGACCGTCGACGGGTTTTATATGGACGCGCATGAAGTTACCAATGCGGAGTTTGCGGCATTCGTAAAAGCGACGAACTATAAAACCGTTGCCGAGCGCCCGCTAAACCCGGCAGACTATCCGGGTGTGCCGGCCGACAAGCTTGTTCCCGGTTCAGCCGTTTTTACCCCTACTGCCACGCGGGTAAGCCTGGATAATCCTCTCCAATGGTGGAATTACGTGCCAGGCGCAAGTTGGGCGCATCCCGAAGGACCGCAAAGCGCGATAAAGGGGCGGGAGAATTTTCCGGTTACGCATGTATCGTACGAAGATGCGGCAGCTTATGCAAAGTGGGCCGGAAAACGCCTGCCTACCGAGGCTGAGTGGGAATATGCTGCCCAGGGAGGAAAAGGGAATCATACCTATTACTGGGGCGATGAACTGAAACCCGGCAATAAATGGGTTGCCAATATTTACCAGGGCAGTTTTCCTGATAAGAATACCCAGGAAGATGGTTACCTGACAGCCGCTCCCGTGCGGACATTTCCTGCAAACGGCTACGGATTATATGATATGGATGGAAATGTGTGGGAATGGTGCGAAGATCTTTACCGGCCGGATTATTATCAGAAAAGCCCGAAAAACAATCCGAAAGGCCCGAACGACAGCTTTGATCCCGATGAACCGGGAGCCGTCAAACGCGTACAGCGCGGAGGTTCTTTTCTTTGCAGCGACGACTATTGTATTCGCTATAAAGCGGGTAGCCGCGGGAAGGGTGAAGTGACGAGCGGAAGTAACAACCTGGGTTTTCGCTGTGTGATGAATAAATAA
- a CDS encoding phytoene desaturase family protein has protein sequence MARTQYDAIVVGSGPNGLAAGITLQRQGLSVLIVEGKDTVGGGMRSAELTLPGYLHDVCSAVHPMALMSPFFQSIPLQDFGLEFIQPTLAAAHAFEDGSAAVLHRSFEETARGLGDDQQAYLDFMGPLLEDLPTLLPSLLGPFSFPAHPVALAKFGLKALPSATWSANRFKTKGARGLWAGMAAHAIQPLENVATSAFGIILLAAAHMYGWPIPKGGSQAIANTLSDYFVSLGGEIQTGFLVDSLKELPGSRVVLMDVTPKQLARIAGDELSASYRKRLNNYRYGAGVFKVDWALDAAIPFTADACRNAGTVHLGNTFEDIAEYESGISRNVDSDKPFVLLSQQSRFDATRAPEGKHTVWAYCHVPNGSGKDMTAAIENQIELVAPGFKELIRGKHVMGPALIESYNPNYIGGDINGGVQDIFQLYSRPVLSVSPYRTSASHIYICSSSTPPGGGVHGMCGYHAARQALKDIFKIAVPFSV, from the coding sequence GTGGCTCGAACACAATATGATGCGATCGTAGTAGGCTCGGGCCCGAATGGACTGGCTGCGGGAATTACGTTGCAGCGTCAGGGGCTGTCGGTCCTGATCGTGGAAGGAAAGGACACGGTGGGCGGAGGTATGCGTTCCGCGGAACTTACCCTGCCGGGATACCTGCACGATGTATGCTCAGCTGTTCATCCGATGGCCTTGATGTCTCCGTTTTTTCAAAGTATACCGCTGCAAGATTTCGGTCTGGAATTCATTCAGCCCACATTGGCTGCCGCGCACGCGTTTGAGGACGGATCGGCGGCGGTATTGCATCGATCTTTCGAAGAAACCGCGCGCGGACTGGGCGATGACCAGCAAGCCTATCTCGACTTTATGGGGCCTTTGCTGGAAGATTTACCCACGCTGCTGCCCAGCCTGCTCGGGCCGTTTTCTTTTCCCGCGCATCCCGTTGCATTGGCGAAATTTGGTTTGAAGGCGCTGCCATCTGCCACCTGGTCGGCCAACAGGTTTAAGACCAAAGGTGCAAGAGGGTTGTGGGCGGGCATGGCAGCTCACGCAATACAGCCGCTTGAAAATGTAGCTACATCGGCATTTGGTATTATACTCCTGGCGGCCGCGCATATGTACGGCTGGCCGATACCGAAAGGCGGGAGTCAGGCTATTGCCAATACACTTTCCGACTATTTTGTATCGCTCGGAGGAGAAATCCAAACCGGTTTTCTGGTGGATTCACTGAAAGAACTTCCCGGATCCAGGGTGGTTTTGATGGATGTAACCCCAAAGCAGCTGGCGCGCATTGCCGGGGATGAGTTAAGTGCCTCCTATCGTAAACGCCTTAATAACTACCGCTACGGTGCAGGTGTTTTCAAAGTAGATTGGGCATTGGATGCAGCGATTCCATTCACAGCAGACGCTTGCAGAAACGCCGGAACAGTACATTTGGGGAATACATTTGAAGATATTGCCGAATATGAAAGCGGTATTTCCAGAAATGTAGATTCGGATAAACCTTTTGTACTGCTGTCACAGCAAAGCAGGTTCGACGCTACAAGGGCGCCGGAAGGAAAGCATACGGTTTGGGCATATTGTCACGTTCCGAATGGATCCGGGAAAGATATGACAGCGGCGATTGAAAATCAGATCGAACTGGTGGCGCCCGGTTTCAAGGAGTTGATCAGGGGGAAGCATGTAATGGGGCCTGCTTTGATAGAAAGCTATAATCCGAACTATATCGGAGGAGATATCAATGGCGGGGTACAGGATATTTTTCAGTTGTATTCACGACCTGTTCTGAGCGTTTCACCTTACCGGACTTCCGCATCCCATATTTATATCTGCTCCTCTTCCACACCTCCGGGCGGCGGAGTACACGGCATGTGCGGATATCATGCGGCGCGACAGGCTTTGAAAGACATTTTTAAAATTGCGGTCCCTTTTAGTGTATAA
- a CDS encoding sulfatase family protein — MFLIFSIRNLLSIRLLLVSVFFAGNALAQTATKPNIIFIFSDDHAYQAISAYGNKLVQTPNIDRIASEGALLTNNLVTNSICGPSRATLLTGKYSHMNGYKRNDNTRFNTNQTLLSETLRKSGYQTAWIGKMHLNSLPAGFDYWNVLPGQGHYYNPEFIGQPNDTTKYTGYVSDLITKFSTDWLDKRDNSKPFFLIVGHKATHREWLPDLQDLGAYDHINFPVPANFYDDYKGRPAAMEQDMTIEKTMRLKQDLKVGVDFEKDWTYKRLNPEQKKVFKAYYDNITKEFQDKKLTGKALTEWKYQRYLKDYYAVGKSLDRNIGKLLDYLDKSGLAKNTVVIYASDQGFYLGEHGWFDKRFIYEESLKTPFVIRYPGVIKPGTKTEDLVLNIDWAPTVLNIAGAKVPADMQGKSFLPLLQGTRTALVPWRKEAYYHYYEFPEPHRVYPHFGLRTSRYKLAYFYGGADTWELFDLQKDPSEVNNIYGTKETEAISADLKAKLKVLMNEYKDAEALKILASAKK, encoded by the coding sequence ATGTTCCTAATTTTCTCAATACGCAATTTGCTGTCAATCAGGTTATTATTGGTCTCGGTGTTTTTTGCAGGAAATGCATTAGCACAAACCGCTACTAAGCCTAACATCATTTTCATTTTTTCAGATGACCATGCTTACCAGGCTATCAGTGCATACGGGAATAAGCTGGTTCAAACCCCTAATATTGATCGTATTGCCAGTGAAGGTGCGTTGCTAACGAACAACCTGGTTACCAATTCGATATGCGGGCCCAGCCGGGCGACTTTGCTCACCGGAAAATACAGCCACATGAACGGCTACAAGCGAAACGATAACACGCGCTTCAATACCAATCAGACATTACTTTCTGAAACCCTGAGAAAAAGCGGATACCAGACTGCCTGGATTGGGAAAATGCACTTGAATAGTCTGCCTGCCGGATTTGACTACTGGAATGTACTGCCGGGGCAGGGACATTACTACAATCCCGAATTCATCGGCCAGCCCAACGATACCACCAAATATACCGGCTACGTTTCCGACCTCATCACCAAATTTTCGACAGATTGGCTGGACAAGCGGGATAATTCCAAACCTTTTTTCCTGATCGTTGGGCATAAAGCTACCCACCGGGAATGGCTTCCCGACCTGCAGGATCTGGGCGCTTACGATCATATCAATTTCCCTGTTCCCGCCAATTTCTACGACGATTACAAAGGAAGGCCCGCGGCGATGGAGCAGGATATGACAATTGAAAAAACAATGCGCTTGAAACAGGACCTCAAAGTGGGCGTGGATTTTGAAAAGGATTGGACGTATAAACGCTTAAACCCGGAGCAGAAAAAGGTATTTAAAGCCTATTACGACAATATTACAAAAGAATTTCAGGATAAAAAGCTAACCGGAAAGGCGCTGACTGAATGGAAATACCAGCGTTACCTGAAAGATTATTACGCAGTAGGCAAGTCGCTGGACAGGAATATCGGGAAACTGCTCGATTACCTCGATAAAAGTGGCCTTGCTAAAAACACAGTCGTTATTTACGCATCCGACCAGGGCTTTTATCTGGGCGAGCACGGATGGTTCGATAAGCGTTTTATCTATGAAGAATCGCTGAAAACGCCCTTTGTGATCCGTTATCCGGGTGTGATCAAGCCCGGAACAAAAACAGAGGACCTGGTTTTGAATATCGACTGGGCGCCTACTGTACTGAACATTGCTGGCGCGAAGGTTCCGGCTGACATGCAGGGGAAATCATTTTTGCCGCTTTTGCAGGGAACGCGCACTGCACTGGTACCCTGGCGGAAAGAAGCCTACTATCATTACTATGAGTTTCCCGAACCGCACCGCGTTTATCCACACTTCGGACTACGCACAAGCCGCTATAAGCTCGCCTATTTTTATGGAGGTGCCGATACCTGGGAGCTTTTCGATTTGCAGAAGGACCCTTCGGAAGTCAATAATATTTATGGTACCAAAGAAACGGAAGCCATTTCGGCTGATTTAAAGGCGAAACTGAAAGTGCTGATGAATGAATATAAAGATGCGGAAGCACTGAAAATCCTGGCTTCGGCTAAAAAATAA